One Ornithorhynchus anatinus isolate Pmale09 chromosome 2, mOrnAna1.pri.v4, whole genome shotgun sequence DNA segment encodes these proteins:
- the LOC100092812 gene encoding olfactory receptor 52D1-like: MSIPNTTSFHPSTFLLLGIPGMEDQHIWISIPFCLMFIMALLGNATILLVIASDKTLHEPMYLFLCILSLTDLVLCSITSPKMLVIFWFGAQPITFSGCLTQMFFVHTVFVTESGVLLAMAFDRFVAICRPLHYSSILSPGVIGKITVACISRSLIVDIPFIILIHRLPFCGHHVIPHTYCEHMGIAKLACANIKINIIYGLMVALSVTGMDVVLIGFSYAFILHTVLHLPSQDAQLKAFSTCGAHVCVIMIFYIPAFFSFFTHRFGHWVPPQVHIFVANLYLLVPPVLNPLVYGINTKHIRQRILTLILGNK, encoded by the coding sequence ATGTCAATTCCAAACACTACCAGCTTCCATCCTTCCACATTCCTCCTGCTGGGCATCCCTGGGATGGAGGATCAGCACATCTGGATCTCCATCCCCTTCTGCCTCATGTTCATCATGGCTCTGCTGGGCAATGCCACCATCCTGTTGGTCATCGCCTCCGACAAGACCCTCCACGAGCCCATGTACCTCTTCCTCTGCATCCTCTCGCTCACAGATCTGGTGCTTTGCTCCATCACATCACCCAAGATGCTGGTCATCTTCTGGTTTGGGGCACAGCCCATCACCTTCTCTGGCTGTCTCACCCAAATGTTCTTCGTCCACACGGTCTTTGTTACTGAGTCAGGGGTCCTGCTGGCCATGGCCTTTGACCGCTTCGTGGCCATCTGCCGCCCACTACACTACTCGTCCATCCTCAGTCCAGGTGTCATTGGAAAGATCACAGTGGCCTGCATATCCCGAAGCCTAATCGTTGACATCCCGTTCATCATTCTGATCCACAGATTGCCATTCTGTGGACATCATGTGATCCCCCACACCTACTGTGAGCACATGGGCATTGCTAAACTGGCATGTGCCAACATCAAAATCAACATCATCTATGGTCTAATGGTTGCACTCTCGGTCACGGGGATGGATGTGGTGCTCATTGGCTTTTCCTATGCCTTTATCCTGCATACTGTGCTTCATCTACCTTCCCAGGATGCACAGCTTAAGGCCTTCAGCACCTGTGGGGCCCACGTGTGTGTCATCATGATCTTTTACATTCcggctttcttctccttcttcacccACCGCTTTGGTCACTGGGTGCCACCTCAGGTTCACATTTTCGTGGCCAACCTTTACCTCCTGGTGCCCCCCGTGCTCAACCCGCTGGTGTATGGCATTAACACAAAGCACATCCGCCAGAGGATCCTGACTCTAATCCTGGGGAACAAATAA